Proteins found in one Micromonospora sp. WMMD1082 genomic segment:
- a CDS encoding helix-turn-helix domain-containing protein, producing the protein MTDVEERLAALEAQVGALRERLDGGVPAAEPEGTFWALDGLKQRIPAGSAGAVLYTGTVHLADQQFDWQYGRGVDDLLAGDWADLPATLSALAHPVRLRLLREILGGRQGTGELAGIEELGTTGQLHHHLRQLTAAGWLRSAGRGRYAIPGERVVPLLAILAAAGR; encoded by the coding sequence ATGACCGACGTGGAGGAGCGGCTGGCCGCGCTGGAGGCGCAGGTCGGCGCGCTGCGGGAGCGGCTCGACGGGGGTGTGCCGGCGGCCGAGCCGGAGGGCACCTTCTGGGCCCTCGACGGGCTCAAACAGCGGATCCCCGCCGGCAGCGCCGGCGCGGTGCTCTACACCGGCACCGTCCACCTCGCCGACCAGCAGTTCGACTGGCAGTACGGCCGGGGCGTCGACGATCTGCTGGCCGGCGACTGGGCCGACCTGCCGGCCACCCTCTCCGCCCTGGCCCACCCGGTGCGTCTGCGGCTGCTGCGCGAGATCCTCGGTGGCCGGCAGGGCACCGGCGAGCTGGCCGGGATCGAGGAACTCGGCACCACCGGCCAGCTGCATCATCACCTGCGCCAGCTCACCGCCGCCGGCTGGCTGCGCAGCGCCGGCCGTGGCCGGTACGCCATCCCCGGCGAGCGGGTGGTGCCGCTGCTAGCCATCCTCGCCGCCGCCGGCCGCTGA
- a CDS encoding AAA family ATPase, protein MYVVSVINYKGGVGKTTVTGNLGAELANRGMKVLLIDLDPQASLTFGFYDPDDWRDRLRDSRTVKRWYDGLRQGNPSVTLGELVVSPGPVNARLTGAGRLDLIASHLQLVDIDLALARNVAGGEEYDAELFRVRGSLADGLLADGLDPYDMVLIDCPPNFNVVTQSAIIASDHLVIPAKADYLSTLGIDYLHGNVRELVEQYNADARRFATVRRHQKVAPGVAGVVFTMIQLLAQRPIATHQGYMDQVRNLGLPVFPTALRENVTLYATNTPRGVPVVLRDRVTVPAVRDELRRLATEFLDHLQPDRQPT, encoded by the coding sequence ATGTACGTCGTGTCCGTGATCAACTACAAGGGTGGGGTCGGCAAGACCACGGTGACCGGCAACCTCGGGGCCGAGCTGGCCAACCGGGGGATGAAGGTGCTGCTCATCGACCTCGACCCGCAGGCCAGCCTGACCTTCGGCTTCTACGACCCCGACGACTGGCGGGATCGGCTGCGCGACAGCCGCACCGTGAAGCGCTGGTACGACGGCCTGCGCCAGGGCAACCCCTCGGTCACCCTGGGTGAGCTGGTGGTGTCCCCCGGCCCCGTGAACGCCCGGCTCACCGGCGCCGGGCGACTCGACCTGATCGCGTCCCACCTGCAACTGGTGGACATCGATCTGGCCCTCGCCCGCAACGTCGCCGGTGGGGAGGAGTACGACGCCGAACTGTTCCGGGTCCGCGGCTCGCTCGCCGACGGACTGCTCGCCGACGGACTGGACCCGTACGACATGGTGCTGATCGACTGCCCGCCGAACTTCAACGTGGTCACCCAGTCGGCCATCATCGCCAGCGACCACCTCGTCATCCCGGCCAAGGCCGACTACCTGTCCACCCTCGGCATCGACTACCTGCACGGCAACGTGCGGGAGCTGGTCGAGCAGTACAACGCCGACGCCCGCCGGTTCGCCACCGTACGCCGGCACCAGAAGGTCGCCCCCGGCGTGGCCGGGGTGGTCTTCACGATGATCCAGTTGCTGGCGCAGCGACCGATCGCCACCCACCAGGGCTACATGGACCAGGTCCGTAACCTGGGCCTGCCGGTCTTCCCGACCGCGCTGCGGGAGAACGTCACCCTCTACGCCACGAACACCCCACGGGGAGTGCCGGTGGTGCTACGCGACCGGGTCACCGTGCCCGCCGTCCGCGACGAGCTGCGCCGGCTCGCCACCGAGTTCCTCGACCACCTCCAGCCCGACCGGCAGCCGACGTGA
- a CDS encoding Rho termination factor N-terminal domain-containing protein codes for MSCPDGDPTVNAGPLAAEAAARLAAMTSRADGTAYLSPWPVRDLRELAANLGLRGVGALRKAELVERVVEHTIGYRLTSTALRQR; via the coding sequence GTGAGTTGCCCGGACGGCGACCCGACCGTCAACGCCGGACCGTTGGCGGCGGAGGCCGCCGCGCGGTTGGCGGCGATGACCAGCCGCGCCGACGGTACGGCGTACCTCTCGCCCTGGCCGGTGCGCGACCTGCGGGAGCTGGCCGCGAACCTGGGGTTGCGCGGCGTCGGCGCGCTGCGCAAGGCGGAACTGGTCGAGCGCGTGGTCGAGCACACCATCGGCTACCGCCTCACCTCCACCGCCCTGCGGCAACGCTGA
- a CDS encoding serine hydrolase domain-containing protein: MRKPPVIALVAGIVAGLAGLGVMPREPRLTAQTTGDANLAAEVRAAVADPGGYRGLSVALIDGGQVRTAGLGDRDRDGNPVEADTPFEIGSVPKVLTGMLLAHQASAGAVRPDDTLGATWPEVTGPAHEVTLAELASHRTGLPRVPLGSVRDWVRVLWANFAAGNPYAGQDVDRVRAATDDHRPGDDRGRVGYSNLGMALLGQALAANAGTGYPELLDRELLTPLGMTATVQVTDPDAVPAGRAEGARSSGRTPDPWIGAGYAPAGIGYWSTAADLARLVSATAAGTAPGVDAREPRFDDTERTRIGYGWFTTRYGDREITWHNGATSGFHSYIGFDRATGNGVVVLGNTDKGVEPIGLRLLGVPREQAGTASPALPTWAGAGIALLFTFIGGLSLLGTVLRPTLDRLTALAAAVWALVYPALGHQLGDWSAVPGWLWPVGLAASGAGLALAVHRWRELPVNGATVPWRRVASVTASSAAAVALTAALLS, encoded by the coding sequence ATGCGCAAGCCGCCCGTCATCGCTCTCGTCGCCGGGATCGTCGCCGGCCTCGCCGGACTCGGCGTCATGCCCCGCGAACCCCGACTGACCGCGCAGACCACCGGCGACGCGAACCTCGCCGCCGAGGTCCGCGCCGCGGTGGCCGATCCCGGTGGATACCGTGGGCTCTCCGTGGCGCTGATCGACGGCGGCCAGGTCCGCACCGCCGGCCTCGGCGACCGCGACCGCGACGGCAACCCGGTCGAGGCCGACACCCCGTTCGAGATCGGTTCGGTGCCCAAGGTCCTCACCGGCATGCTGCTGGCCCACCAGGCCAGCGCCGGGGCCGTACGCCCCGACGACACCCTCGGCGCGACCTGGCCCGAGGTCACCGGCCCGGCGCACGAGGTGACCCTGGCCGAACTGGCCAGCCACCGCACCGGCCTGCCCCGGGTACCCCTCGGCTCGGTGCGCGACTGGGTGCGCGTCCTCTGGGCCAACTTCGCGGCCGGCAACCCGTACGCCGGGCAGGACGTCGACCGGGTCCGCGCCGCGACCGACGACCACCGGCCCGGGGACGACCGGGGCCGGGTCGGCTACTCCAACCTCGGGATGGCGCTGCTCGGCCAGGCACTCGCGGCGAACGCCGGCACCGGCTACCCCGAGCTGCTCGACCGGGAGCTGCTGACCCCGCTGGGCATGACCGCGACCGTGCAGGTCACCGACCCGGACGCGGTGCCCGCCGGGCGGGCCGAGGGTGCCCGGAGCAGCGGACGCACCCCGGACCCCTGGATCGGCGCCGGGTATGCCCCCGCCGGCATCGGATACTGGTCCACCGCGGCGGACCTCGCCCGGCTCGTCTCCGCCACCGCCGCCGGCACCGCGCCGGGCGTCGACGCCCGTGAGCCGCGCTTCGACGACACCGAGCGCACCCGCATCGGGTACGGCTGGTTCACCACCCGCTACGGCGACCGCGAGATCACCTGGCACAACGGTGCCACCAGCGGCTTCCACTCCTACATCGGCTTCGACCGGGCCACCGGCAACGGGGTGGTGGTGCTCGGCAATACCGACAAGGGCGTGGAACCGATCGGGCTGCGGCTGCTCGGCGTACCCCGGGAGCAGGCCGGCACCGCCTCGCCGGCGCTGCCCACCTGGGCCGGCGCCGGCATCGCGCTGCTGTTCACCTTCATCGGTGGTCTGTCGCTGCTCGGCACCGTCCTACGCCCCACGCTGGACCGGCTGACCGCGCTGGCGGCCGCCGTCTGGGCGCTGGTCTATCCAGCCCTGGGCCACCAGCTCGGCGACTGGTCGGCCGTGCCGGGCTGGCTCTGGCCGGTCGGGCTCGCGGCCTCGGGCGCCGGGCTGGCCCTGGCCGTCCACCGCTGGCGGGAACTGCCGGTCAACGGTGCCACCGTGCCGTGGCGACGGGTGGCCTCGGTGACCGCCTCGTCGGCCGCCGCCGTCGCGCTGACGGCCGCCCTCCTCTCCTGA